The Saccopteryx leptura isolate mSacLep1 unplaced genomic scaffold, mSacLep1_pri_phased_curated manual_scaffold_84, whole genome shotgun sequence genome includes a region encoding these proteins:
- the GPR35 gene encoding G-protein coupled receptor 35, with protein MTHNGTCEFTWPSPLTYRYIRYAYLGVLLALGLLLNGLALWVFCCRLRRWTETHVYMVNLAVADFCLLCALPFMLYSLRRSAGDTPSCQLSQGVYMANRYMSISLVVAIAVDRYLAVRHPLCARGLRTPRRAWAVCAGLWVLVVGSLLLRWALKDQEGGFCFRNPARHNPPSEALSLLGFYLPLAVLGFCSLQLVTALGRRPAADPGQAEVTRKAVLMVCTNLAVFVVCFLPLHVALTWRLATGLHTCAVHYAIYVTSRISDANCCLDAICYYYMAKEFQEASTLARPPDAQVRKSQNSLCMTVA; from the coding sequence ATGACCCACAACGGCACCTGCGAGTTCACCTGGCCCTCGCCGCTCACGTATCGATACATCCGCTACGCCTACCTGGGCGTGCTGCTGGCGCTGGGCCTGCTGCTCAACGGCCTGGCGCTCTGGGTCTTCTGCTGCCGGCTGCGCCGCTGGACGGAGACCCACGTCTACATGGTCAACCTGGCCGTGGCCGACTTCTGCCTGCTCTGCGCCCTCCCCTTCATGCTCTACTCCCTGAGGCGCAGCGCCGGGGACACGCCCTCCTGCCAGCTCTCCCAGGGGGTCTACATGGCCAACCGGTAcatgagcatcagcctggtggtGGCCATTGCCGTCGACCGCTACCTGGCCGTGCGGCACCCGCTGTGCGCCCGGGGGCTCCGCACGCCGCGGCGGGCCTGGGCCGTGTGCGcggggctctgggtgctggtgGTGGGCTCCCTGCTGCTCCGCTGGGCCCTGAAGGACCAGGAGGGCGGCTTCTGCTTCAGGAACCCCGCCCGGCACAACCCGCCCAGCGAGGCTCTCTCCCTGCTGGGCTTCTACCTGCCGCTGGCCGTGCTGGGCTTCTGCTCGCTGCAGCTGGTGACCGCCCTGGGCCGGAGGCCGGCCGCCGACCCCGGCCAGGCGGAGGTCACCCGGAAGGCCGTCCTCATGGTCTGCACGAACCTGGCTGTGTTCGTGGTCTGCTTCCTGCCCCTGCACGTGGCGCTGACCTGGCGTCTGGCCACGGGCCTGCACACCTGCGCCGTCCACTACGCCATCTACGTCACCAGCCGGATCTCGGACGCCAACTGCTGCCTGGACGCCATCTGCTACTACTACATGGCCAAGGAGTTCCAGGAGGCGTCCACACTGGCCAGGCCCCCCGATGCCCAGGTCCGCAAGAGCCAGAATTCTCTGTGCATGACTGTAGCCTAG